In Dioscorea cayenensis subsp. rotundata cultivar TDr96_F1 chromosome 11, TDr96_F1_v2_PseudoChromosome.rev07_lg8_w22 25.fasta, whole genome shotgun sequence, a single genomic region encodes these proteins:
- the LOC120271560 gene encoding uncharacterized protein LOC120271560 — protein MADKKKLLDNPYIKLQRLHHLAAIQVIMLVISWIARRKKEHKHVNNQIARELRLHGDQARDELMSHLLSSDLCHNMIRMSPRAFLGLCEILVRDGGLRPTLQVSIEEQVARTLYLLGHNVSHRELPFFFRRSCETISCHFHNVLQAIVELEEKYLVQPDGSEIPSEIFSSSRFYPYFKENITFVDAGFMLRSGLITPYRGERYHLKEYSRNPPRNPHELFNLRHASLRNSIERAFGVVKKRFPIIGSSTEPHYGLETQKEIIFACCILHNYLMGVDPDDILIAQVDNELSDEVQDEHDGTGENSEETIAGEIIRDAIAVEMWTNYVE, from the exons atggcGGACAAGAAAAAGCTATTGGACAATCCTTATATTAAATTGCAACGTTTGCACCATTTAGCAGCAATTCAAGTTATTATGCTAGTGATTAGTTGGATTGCAAGACGTAAGAAGGAACATAAGCATGTCAACAATCAAATTGCTCGTGAATTACGCCTTCATGGAGACCAAGCAAGAGATGAACTAATGTCACATTTGTTGTCAAGTGATCTGTGTCATAACATGATAAGAATGAGTCCTAGAGCTTTTCTAGGATTATGTGAAATATTAGTTAGAGACGGAGGTCTTAGACCAACTTTGCAAGTGTCTATCGAGGAGCAAGTTGCAAGAACTCTATATTTATTAGGTCATAATGTCTCCCATCGTGAACTACCTTTCTTCTTCCGTCGTTCTTGTGAGACAATCTCCTGTCATTTTCATAATGTATTGCAAGCTATAGTAGAGTTAGAGGAAAAATACTTAGTACAACCTGATGGCTCAGAAATCCCTTCAGAAATATTCAGCAGCAGTAGGTTCTATCCATATTTTAAG gaaaatattaccTTTGTTGATGCTGGATTCATGTTAAGAAGTGGGCTTATTACACCATATAGAGGAGAGCGATACCACTTGAAGGAATACTCAAGGAACCCACCACGAAATCCacatgaattatttaatcttcGCCATGCATCTCTAAGAAATTCTATCGAGCGAGCATTTGGCGTCGTGAAGAAGCGTTTTCCTATAATAGGGAGCTCGACGGAGCCACATTATGGTTTGGAAACACAAAAGgaaattatttttgcatgttgtATTTTGCACAATTATTTAATGGGTGTAGATCCTGATGATATATTAATTGCTCAAGTTGATAACGAACTTAGTGATGAAGTTCAAGATGAGCATGATGGCACCGGGGAAAATAGTGAAGAAACAATTGCTGGAGAAATTATTAGGGATGCTATAGCAGTTGAAATGTGGACTAATTATGTCGAGTAA